The Dasania marina DSM 21967 genome contains a region encoding:
- a CDS encoding YacL family protein codes for MDYEFTLDEYDRPVAEFSSGFEALGRWLSEEVGSDEQQLQELLDIIEQLQQQRITSRQLFGRDAQLTLNHNEVEAVALALSEDADYELPEDTQLYKDESEASCGLLDFKEAVLAWQKYIAE; via the coding sequence ATGGATTACGAATTTACCCTAGATGAATACGACCGCCCTGTAGCCGAGTTTTCCTCAGGCTTTGAAGCATTAGGCCGCTGGCTTTCAGAAGAAGTGGGTAGTGATGAGCAACAACTACAAGAATTGCTGGATATTATCGAGCAGCTACAACAACAAAGAATTACCAGCCGGCAACTATTCGGCCGCGACGCTCAGCTAACACTCAACCATAACGAGGTGGAAGCCGTGGCCTTGGCGCTGTCAGAAGATGCCGATTACGAGCTGCCGGAAGATACCCAGCTTTATAAGGATGAATCTGAAGCCAGTTGTGGCTTGTTAGATTTTAAAGAAGCGGTATTAGCTTGGCAGAAATATATAGCCGAGTAA
- a CDS encoding acyl-CoA thioesterase has protein sequence MAEKAIGRLTTRTLAMSSDTNPAGDIFGGWVLSQMDIAAGICAGQRAQSRVVTVALDSMSFISPVKVGDVLGVYTKVIHIGNTSMVVNVEAWVRRDRIGNREKVTDGHFKFVAIDDEGLPTKIPMESELPSYVLDDDELL, from the coding sequence ATGGCTGAAAAAGCTATAGGTAGATTAACAACGCGTACATTAGCCATGAGTAGTGATACCAACCCGGCCGGTGATATTTTTGGTGGCTGGGTGTTGTCGCAAATGGATATAGCTGCAGGTATTTGTGCTGGCCAGCGCGCACAAAGCCGGGTGGTAACGGTGGCGTTAGATAGTATGAGTTTTATTAGCCCAGTAAAAGTGGGTGATGTGCTAGGGGTATATACCAAGGTAATACATATAGGTAACACCTCTATGGTGGTTAATGTTGAAGCTTGGGTAAGGCGTGATCGTATTGGTAATCGCGAAAAAGTGACCGACGGCCATTTTAAATTTGTCGCCATAGATGATGAAGGCTTACCCACTAAGATTCCCATGGAGTCTGAATTACCCTCCTATGTCTTAGATGACGATGAGCTGCTGTAA
- a CDS encoding HDOD domain-containing protein, with amino-acid sequence MTDQQALAIFRRYTLLSTLDDGLFTRLCKSISICEAAKGDTLFSQHSNDTLDFFLVSGSVTLSNNTQASKVIEAGLPNSNHPLSPSKPRQHSVTANGPVQYFTLPSSVTQLLHEKRKRHSDSITQLAYGNDCSHDALYKHFEHELNRGYFVIPSFPETALSIRNAIDNPDCDINQVVNLAHSDPGISAKLIKTANSVLYQGVNPCDNISKAVMRLGLATTKQLVTSFAILSLFESDSPLLKQQMELARQKSISVASYAFILAEKIPSLHGEEALLASLLHQIGKIIILSYAEHYPEFDKQPLQLALAISQLSSHAGKLALQAWGFSESLIAVVADSN; translated from the coding sequence ATGACCGACCAACAAGCCCTTGCCATTTTTAGACGTTACACCTTATTAAGCACCCTAGATGACGGGCTATTTACCCGCCTCTGTAAGTCTATCAGCATCTGTGAGGCGGCCAAGGGTGATACCCTGTTTAGCCAGCACAGCAATGATACCTTAGACTTTTTTTTGGTTAGCGGCAGCGTCACTCTGAGTAACAACACCCAAGCCAGTAAAGTGATAGAGGCTGGCCTGCCCAACTCCAACCACCCACTATCGCCTAGCAAACCTAGGCAACACAGCGTTACCGCTAACGGCCCCGTGCAATACTTCACCCTGCCCAGTTCAGTCACCCAGCTATTACATGAAAAAAGAAAACGGCACAGCGACAGCATTACGCAACTAGCCTATGGCAATGATTGCTCCCATGACGCACTGTATAAACATTTTGAGCATGAGCTAAACCGCGGTTATTTTGTAATACCCAGTTTTCCAGAAACAGCACTAAGCATACGTAACGCCATAGACAACCCCGACTGCGACATTAATCAAGTGGTTAACCTAGCCCACAGCGACCCGGGCATTAGCGCCAAACTGATCAAAACCGCCAACAGCGTTTTATATCAGGGCGTAAACCCCTGCGATAATATTAGCAAGGCCGTTATGCGCCTGGGATTAGCTACCACCAAACAATTGGTGACCAGTTTTGCCATACTCAGTTTATTCGAATCTGATTCACCATTATTAAAACAGCAAATGGAATTAGCCCGGCAAAAAAGCATTAGTGTGGCCAGTTACGCCTTTATACTGGCCGAAAAAATCCCCTCGCTACATGGCGAAGAGGCCTTACTGGCCAGCCTATTACATCAAATAGGTAAGATAATTATTTTAAGCTATGCCGAGCACTACCCAGAATTTGATAAGCAACCCTTGCAACTGGCCTTAGCCATTAGCCAATTATCCAGCCATGCCGGCAAACTGGCCTTACAGGCCTGGGGGTTTTCGGAAAGCTTAATTGCGGTGGTGGCAGACTCGAATTAA
- a CDS encoding general secretion pathway protein GspB — MSLILEALNRADRDRSAADHSPSLQAAPINIELASSGPNIGLFAVIGLAIVLLGGGYFYTNANSPSNNNSYAEQAATTIAPITVPSIVAPVIKAPAITAPIATTTITTTKKNTAKEIIIEAKPPIKNDNPDVAKLYQQHSSSKPVDASDNTASLKTKLATSKQSTLPPFLSSLPVTVQKHIPTLNYDQHIFLESGESFVEINDKIFKEGAAITSELSLESIQERFIILRYQQTHFRLSALNSWVNFQ, encoded by the coding sequence ATGTCGCTAATTTTAGAAGCCTTAAACCGCGCCGACCGTGATAGAAGTGCCGCAGACCACAGCCCCAGCCTGCAAGCTGCACCTATTAATATAGAGCTCGCAAGCAGCGGCCCTAATATTGGTTTGTTCGCCGTTATAGGTTTAGCCATAGTGCTTTTAGGCGGCGGGTATTTTTATACTAACGCCAACAGCCCAAGCAATAACAATAGCTATGCTGAACAGGCCGCTACGACTATTGCTCCCATAACCGTACCCAGCATAGTAGCCCCTGTAATAAAAGCCCCGGCCATAACAGCCCCGATAGCCACTACAACTATAACTACAACTAAGAAAAACACAGCAAAAGAAATTATCATCGAAGCCAAACCGCCCATTAAAAACGACAATCCTGACGTAGCCAAGTTGTATCAACAACACAGTAGCAGCAAGCCTGTCGATGCGAGTGACAATACCGCCAGCCTAAAAACCAAGCTGGCAACAAGCAAGCAGTCCACCCTGCCACCCTTTTTGTCTTCCCTGCCAGTCACAGTGCAGAAACATATACCCACGTTAAATTACGACCAGCATATTTTTTTAGAAAGTGGTGAAAGTTTTGTCGAAATAAACGATAAAATATTTAAGGAGGGCGCGGCGATTACTAGCGAGTTAAGCCTAGAAAGCATACAAGAACGCTTTATTATTTTGCGCTACCAACAAACGCACTTTCGCTTAAGCGCGTTAAACAGCTGGGTTAATTTTCAGTAG
- a CDS encoding ExeA family protein has protein sequence MYHRYFGLTEPPFSIAVDPRYLFMSARHRDALAHLLYGVGAGGGFILLTGPVGTGKTTITRSLLAQLPVNTDLALVLNPSLNSLELLATICDELAIAYDKDELQGKILTDKIHRYLVDNFSQGRNTVLLIDEAQHLHFDTLEQIRLLTNLETNTKKLLQIILVGQPELRTLLQKPELSQLAQRITARFQLSTLNLAETQSYIRHRLHIAGLPGNQNLFPTRIVKQIYLASRGTPRIINVLCDRMLLGCYGKNKTIIDKAIAQQAINEVNDEEQNTTPTYRHWPSISKALAATALIIMAILAAPKLQQFISSPAQPVPISIPVASVTAQEQEQVQSNPRTSNWHPQEDAAITQLASYMGMAGECGTAFRCETLTENNWAALAQYQRPVMLELSDGQQRYYGNLIGLAQQHAELLTVEGSKTLALTELAFLWTGNFTLLWQAPENYDGPIGLGDEGALVQWLGQQFAQLDQQSQPLSEHTFNSALFQRVKLFQQAQGLTADGVVGLKTLLKLEQQLQPTTVLKGGN, from the coding sequence ATGTATCACCGCTATTTTGGATTAACAGAACCGCCCTTCTCCATAGCCGTAGACCCGCGCTATTTATTTATGAGCGCCAGGCACCGCGACGCACTCGCTCACCTGCTTTATGGGGTAGGCGCTGGCGGCGGTTTTATTTTATTAACCGGCCCGGTGGGCACAGGCAAAACCACCATTACCCGCAGCCTGTTAGCACAACTACCCGTCAATACCGACTTAGCATTAGTGCTTAACCCCTCGCTTAACAGCCTAGAGCTACTAGCCACTATTTGTGATGAGCTAGCCATCGCTTACGATAAAGACGAACTGCAAGGTAAAATCCTTACCGATAAAATACACCGCTACTTAGTCGACAATTTTTCGCAGGGCCGCAACACGGTTTTGCTCATAGACGAAGCCCAGCATTTGCACTTTGATACCTTGGAGCAAATACGCCTGCTCACCAATTTAGAAACCAACACCAAAAAACTGTTACAAATTATTTTAGTGGGCCAACCTGAGCTGCGCACACTGTTACAAAAACCCGAACTCAGCCAACTAGCACAACGCATTACCGCACGTTTTCAACTCAGCACACTTAACTTGGCCGAAACCCAATCCTATATACGCCACCGCCTGCATATCGCCGGCCTGCCGGGCAACCAAAACCTGTTCCCTACCCGTATAGTTAAACAAATATATCTAGCCAGTCGCGGCACCCCGCGTATTATTAATGTGCTCTGCGACAGAATGCTATTAGGCTGTTACGGCAAAAACAAAACCATTATCGATAAAGCTATAGCCCAACAAGCTATCAATGAAGTCAATGACGAAGAGCAAAACACCACACCAACTTACCGCCACTGGCCTAGCATTAGCAAAGCCTTAGCCGCCACTGCGCTGATTATTATGGCTATTTTAGCGGCACCCAAACTGCAGCAATTTATTAGCAGCCCTGCCCAACCAGTACCAATAAGCATCCCTGTTGCTAGCGTCACCGCGCAAGAGCAAGAGCAAGTGCAATCCAACCCCCGTACTAGCAACTGGCATCCACAGGAAGACGCCGCCATCACACAATTAGCCTCGTATATGGGAATGGCTGGTGAGTGCGGCACCGCCTTTCGCTGCGAAACATTAACCGAGAACAACTGGGCTGCCCTAGCGCAATACCAACGGCCAGTGATGCTAGAACTTAGCGATGGCCAACAACGTTACTATGGCAACCTCATAGGTCTGGCCCAGCAACACGCCGAACTGTTAACCGTAGAGGGCAGCAAAACACTGGCGCTAACTGAATTAGCCTTTTTGTGGACCGGCAATTTTACCCTACTATGGCAGGCCCCAGAAAATTACGATGGCCCCATAGGGCTAGGGGATGAAGGTGCCCTAGTACAATGGTTAGGCCAGCAGTTTGCCCAGTTAGATCAGCAAAGCCAGCCTCTTAGTGAGCACACATTTAACTCCGCCTTATTCCAGCGGGTAAAGCTGTTTCAGCAAGCACAGGGCTTAACCGCTGATGGCGTAGTGGGTTTAAAAACCCTGCTCAAATTAGAGCAACAATTGCAGCCTACAACCGTTTTGAAGGGGGGCAACTAA
- a CDS encoding DMT family transporter, with protein MAVIAAYIAVILIWSTTPLAIKLSNDSLAPIAAVSLRMLLACVGGLLITLLWRKAGRLQLGNAKSYALASLTLFPSMPLVYYAAQFISSGLISVLFGLMPLVSAVFAAYILDEHFLTWRRVVAQLIALAGLVLISYNQLNLSEHAIYGVLLTVLATTIYSWSSVYLKKYNASKAVPAFEQTVGALLFSLPGMFICWWLLVDDYQLVFSSTSAISITYLAFIGSLVGFFAFFSILGKLPMSLIAIIPVITPMLALWLGMSIAGEELSAITLMGAGLIITGLMLYEGIPIWLWQKAKCYWLSR; from the coding sequence ATGGCTGTTATTGCTGCCTATATTGCTGTGATATTGATTTGGTCAACAACGCCCTTGGCGATTAAGTTGAGCAACGATAGCCTAGCGCCCATCGCCGCAGTAAGCCTGCGTATGTTGCTGGCTTGTGTGGGCGGGTTATTGATTACACTGCTGTGGCGTAAGGCTGGTCGTTTGCAGCTGGGCAATGCTAAATCCTATGCCCTGGCCTCGTTAACCCTGTTTCCCTCTATGCCGTTGGTTTATTACGCCGCGCAGTTTATTTCTTCGGGTTTGATTTCGGTGCTATTTGGTTTAATGCCCTTGGTGTCTGCGGTGTTTGCCGCCTATATATTAGATGAGCATTTTTTAACATGGCGCAGGGTCGTGGCGCAGCTCATTGCCTTGGCCGGCTTGGTGTTAATTTCTTACAATCAATTAAATCTCAGTGAACACGCTATTTATGGCGTGCTGCTCACGGTGTTGGCCACCACGATTTACTCTTGGAGTAGCGTGTATTTAAAAAAATATAACGCAAGCAAAGCGGTACCGGCTTTTGAGCAAACCGTGGGGGCTTTATTGTTTTCGCTGCCGGGCATGTTTATCTGCTGGTGGTTATTAGTTGATGATTATCAGCTAGTGTTCAGTAGCACCAGCGCGATCAGTATTACGTACTTGGCCTTTATTGGTTCGCTGGTGGGTTTCTTTGCCTTTTTTAGCATACTGGGCAAGTTGCCTATGAGCCTAATCGCTATCATACCGGTGATTACCCCTATGCTAGCGCTGTGGCTGGGCATGAGTATTGCCGGTGAAGAGTTATCGGCGATAACGCTGATGGGGGCGGGCCTGATTATCACTGGCCTAATGCTGTATGAAGGTATACCTATTTGGTTGTGGCAAAAAGCGAAGTGCTACTGGTTAAGCCGTTAG
- a CDS encoding tRNA dihydrouridine synthase, which yields MRIMLAPMEGVVDHTMRDMLTRIGGIDRCVTEFVRVTNQLLPRRVFYRLCPELKQGGTTPSGVPVYVQLLGGQPEPMAANAQRAAELGAPGIDINFGCPAKTVNRNDGGSVLLREPQRLYDIVSAIRNAVPQPTPVTAKIRLGFDDHSLLADITDAILAAGANELTIHARTKLDGYKPPAYWQHIHAIQAKAKIPVIANGEIWTPQDYQQCLAESGCQDVMLGRGLLTRPDLARQIQTFNKGETVTSMCWSDIAQHLAQFSLVTEEMYEAKYVGSRVKQWLSYLRQAHPMGQQLFEQVKRMRCPQEIYQTIEQHREDYLLTKR from the coding sequence ATGCGAATTATGCTTGCCCCTATGGAGGGCGTTGTCGACCACACTATGCGTGACATGCTAACGCGCATAGGCGGCATCGATCGCTGCGTCACCGAGTTTGTGCGGGTCACCAACCAGCTGCTACCACGCCGCGTATTTTACCGACTGTGCCCGGAATTAAAACAAGGCGGCACTACCCCCAGCGGTGTCCCCGTGTATGTGCAATTACTGGGTGGGCAACCCGAGCCTATGGCCGCCAATGCCCAACGTGCTGCCGAGCTGGGCGCACCGGGTATAGACATCAACTTTGGCTGCCCCGCCAAAACCGTTAACCGCAATGATGGCGGCTCGGTATTACTGCGTGAACCGCAGCGGCTATACGATATTGTTAGCGCCATACGCAACGCCGTGCCCCAGCCCACACCGGTCACCGCCAAAATACGTTTAGGTTTTGATGACCATAGCCTGCTGGCTGATATTACCGACGCCATCTTAGCCGCAGGTGCCAACGAACTCACCATACACGCACGTACCAAGCTGGACGGCTACAAGCCCCCCGCCTATTGGCAGCATATACACGCTATCCAAGCCAAGGCCAAGATACCGGTGATCGCCAACGGTGAAATATGGACGCCACAGGATTACCAACAGTGCTTAGCCGAAAGCGGCTGCCAAGATGTAATGCTGGGCCGCGGTCTATTAACCCGCCCCGACTTGGCTAGGCAAATACAGACCTTTAATAAAGGCGAAACTGTAACTAGCATGTGCTGGAGTGACATCGCCCAGCACTTGGCGCAGTTCAGCCTAGTCACAGAAGAAATGTACGAAGCCAAATATGTAGGCAGCCGAGTGAAACAATGGCTGAGCTATTTGCGCCAAGCTCACCCCATGGGCCAGCAATTATTTGAACAGGTCAAACGCATGCGCTGCCCGCAAGAAATTTATCAGACTATAGAGCAGCATAGAGAGGATTATTTGCTGACTAAGCGCTAG
- a CDS encoding OadG family protein yields the protein MQQTLMQQGTELMLYGMGTVFVFLTLLVVLTTIMSALIQRFVKIEPPVVATATGRPTTTATQADSQLVAVITAAIKQHRAR from the coding sequence ATGCAACAGACATTGATGCAGCAGGGTACAGAGCTAATGCTTTATGGCATGGGCACTGTATTTGTTTTTTTAACGCTTTTAGTTGTATTAACTACCATTATGTCTGCGTTAATACAGCGCTTTGTTAAGATCGAACCACCAGTTGTTGCTACTGCTACTGGACGTCCGACAACCACCGCGACACAAGCCGATAGTCAGTTAGTCGCCGTTATCACAGCCGCCATTAAACAACACCGCGCGCGTTAA
- the oadA gene encoding sodium-extruding oxaloacetate decarboxylase subunit alpha yields MSETKKPLGITDVVLRDAHQSLFATRMRLDDMLPIAAKLDQVGFWSLETWGGATFDACIRYLGEDPWDRIRQLKKAMPNTPMQMLFRGQNILGYRHYADDVVEKFVERCAVNGVDVFRVFDAMNDMRNIETALKAVKKQGKHAQGTISYTLSPVHNIDMWVEQGKRIEDMGADSIAIKDMAGLLTPYVGYELVSKLKASCNIPVHMHCHATTGLSAATALKCVEAGIDNIDTAISSMSMTYGHTPTESLVAMLEGTERDTGLDLVLLEEIAIYFREVRKKYAQFEGSLRGVDGRILTAQVPGGMLTNMESQLKDQGAEDKFAEVLDEIPRVRKDLGYIPLVTPTSQIVGTQAVLNVLTGERYKSISKETQGILKGEYGATPAPMNAELQARVLDGAEAITCRPADLLEPEMDRLTAELKEVAAEKGISLTSGEGQVDDVLTYALFPQIGLKFLDNRGNPDAFEPVPTGKAPVAAAAPAAATDSGVYTVTVNGQSYVVEVADGGDVSAIAPVNTAAAPAASAAAATGPAEPVLAPLAGNIFKVNVAVGEHIQQGDVILILEAMKMETEVRAAQAGVVASVDVKEGDTVAVGDTLISIA; encoded by the coding sequence ATGAGTGAAACAAAAAAACCACTAGGCATTACCGACGTCGTGTTACGTGACGCACACCAATCTTTATTTGCTACCCGCATGCGTTTAGACGACATGCTGCCGATCGCTGCAAAGCTGGATCAGGTAGGTTTCTGGTCATTAGAAACGTGGGGCGGCGCAACCTTTGATGCATGCATACGCTACTTAGGCGAAGATCCATGGGATCGTATACGCCAGCTTAAAAAGGCCATGCCTAACACGCCTATGCAAATGCTATTTCGCGGCCAAAACATTTTAGGCTACCGCCACTATGCGGACGACGTAGTTGAGAAATTTGTCGAGCGCTGTGCGGTTAACGGTGTAGATGTGTTCCGTGTATTCGATGCCATGAACGACATGCGCAATATCGAAACAGCACTGAAAGCGGTTAAGAAACAAGGCAAACACGCGCAAGGCACCATCTCTTATACCTTGAGCCCCGTGCACAACATCGACATGTGGGTAGAGCAGGGTAAGCGCATAGAAGATATGGGTGCAGACTCTATCGCCATTAAAGACATGGCCGGTTTGTTAACGCCTTATGTGGGTTATGAGTTAGTGAGCAAGTTAAAAGCGAGCTGTAATATTCCTGTGCACATGCACTGTCACGCCACTACCGGTTTATCAGCCGCTACGGCATTGAAGTGTGTTGAGGCGGGTATAGACAATATCGATACTGCCATCTCTTCTATGTCTATGACTTATGGTCATACCCCCACTGAATCATTAGTCGCCATGCTAGAAGGCACTGAGCGCGATACCGGCTTAGATTTAGTGTTACTAGAAGAAATCGCCATCTACTTTCGCGAAGTGCGCAAGAAGTACGCTCAGTTTGAAGGCTCGTTGCGCGGTGTTGATGGTCGCATCTTAACGGCGCAAGTACCCGGCGGCATGTTAACCAACATGGAAAGCCAGCTAAAAGATCAAGGCGCTGAAGATAAGTTTGCTGAAGTGTTAGACGAGATTCCCCGTGTACGTAAAGACCTAGGTTACATCCCGCTAGTTACACCTACTTCGCAAATTGTAGGCACCCAAGCGGTACTTAATGTACTGACTGGCGAGCGTTACAAGTCTATCTCTAAAGAAACCCAAGGTATCTTAAAAGGCGAATACGGCGCGACCCCAGCACCTATGAATGCCGAGTTACAAGCCCGCGTATTAGATGGCGCTGAAGCCATTACTTGTCGCCCAGCCGATTTGCTAGAGCCAGAAATGGACAGGCTAACCGCTGAGCTAAAAGAAGTGGCCGCAGAAAAAGGTATTAGCCTTACTAGCGGTGAAGGCCAAGTGGACGATGTATTAACCTACGCTTTGTTCCCACAAATTGGTTTGAAGTTTTTAGATAACCGCGGCAACCCCGATGCCTTCGAGCCCGTACCTACCGGTAAAGCACCTGTAGCGGCGGCAGCACCGGCAGCAGCAACCGATAGCGGTGTGTATACCGTAACGGTTAACGGCCAAAGCTATGTGGTTGAAGTGGCTGATGGTGGTGATGTTTCTGCCATTGCGCCGGTAAACACCGCGGCAGCGCCTGCGGCGAGTGCTGCGGCAGCTACTGGCCCGGCAGAGCCTGTGTTGGCACCATTAGCGGGTAATATCTTTAAAGTGAATGTTGCCGTGGGTGAGCATATCCAACAGGGTGACGTGATCCTTATCCTTGAAGCCATGAAAATGGAAACAGAAGTACGCGCGGCGCAAGCCGGTGTGGTTGCTTCTGTTGATGTCAAAGAGGGCGACACCGTTGCCGTTGGCGATACTTTGATTTCTATCGCATAA
- a CDS encoding sodium ion-translocating decarboxylase subunit beta — protein sequence MEKLLILWQDSGIYQAQSGQMIMIAVGLLLLYLAIRKGFEPLLLVPIGFGGILANIPGAGLAYSAVENAVMSGDMTVLQQVGHALGLSSWESGKALLQAYSVAPAEAHHHAVQAASDAGFANGMLYNFYTIAIASGAAPLLIFMGVGAMTDFGPLLANPKTLFLGAAAQFGIFATVIGAVGLTSLGWMDFSMKDAAAIGIIGGADGPTAIYVASLLAPDLLGAIAVAAYSYMALVPLIQPPIMRALTTEAERKIVMVQLRPVSKVEKIVFPLVLLILVALCLPSAAPLLGMFCFGNLMRECGVVDRLSDTAQNALINIVTIFLGLSVGSKLSADKFLDLSTLGILALGIVAFGIGTACGVIMAKVMNKFSSTPINPLIGSAGVSAVPMAARVSNKLGLEYNPQNFLLMHAMGPNVAGVIGSAVAAGVMISLVG from the coding sequence ATGGAGAAGTTACTTATACTGTGGCAAGACTCGGGCATCTATCAGGCGCAATCAGGCCAAATGATAATGATAGCCGTGGGTTTATTGCTACTGTACTTGGCTATTCGTAAGGGCTTTGAGCCCTTGCTATTAGTGCCTATAGGTTTTGGCGGTATTTTGGCCAATATCCCGGGTGCTGGTTTGGCCTATTCGGCAGTAGAAAATGCAGTGATGTCCGGTGATATGACAGTGCTGCAGCAAGTCGGTCACGCACTGGGTTTAAGCAGTTGGGAATCGGGCAAGGCCTTATTGCAGGCCTATAGCGTAGCCCCTGCCGAGGCTCATCATCATGCGGTGCAAGCCGCTAGCGATGCAGGTTTTGCTAATGGCATGCTGTATAACTTTTATACCATAGCTATAGCCAGTGGTGCCGCACCCTTATTGATCTTTATGGGTGTGGGCGCCATGACTGACTTCGGCCCTCTATTAGCTAACCCTAAAACCTTGTTTTTAGGAGCGGCGGCACAGTTTGGTATTTTTGCCACGGTGATAGGAGCGGTGGGTTTAACCAGCTTGGGCTGGATGGACTTCAGCATGAAGGACGCGGCCGCCATAGGTATTATCGGCGGTGCTGACGGGCCAACGGCTATCTATGTGGCTAGCTTGTTGGCGCCAGATTTGCTGGGTGCTATCGCGGTTGCTGCTTACTCGTATATGGCTTTGGTACCGTTAATTCAACCCCCTATTATGCGTGCCTTAACCACTGAGGCTGAGCGCAAGATAGTGATGGTGCAATTACGCCCGGTCTCGAAAGTAGAGAAGATCGTATTCCCCTTGGTGCTATTAATCTTGGTGGCACTATGCCTGCCTAGTGCGGCACCGTTATTGGGTATGTTCTGCTTTGGTAATTTGATGAGAGAGTGTGGTGTAGTTGATCGCTTAAGCGATACCGCACAAAATGCGCTTATCAATATTGTTACCATATTCCTAGGTTTGTCGGTGGGCTCTAAACTCAGTGCCGATAAGTTTTTGGACTTGAGTACGCTGGGTATTCTAGCGCTAGGTATTGTGGCCTTTGGTATAGGTACCGCCTGCGGTGTAATAATGGCGAAGGTTATGAACAAGTTCTCTAGCACGCCTATTAACCCACTGATAGGCTCGGCAGGTGTGTCGGCAGTGCCTATGGCAGCCAGGGTGTCGAATAAGCTAGGCTTAGAATACAACCCACAAAACTTCTTGCTAATGCATGCTATGGGCCCCAATGTAGCGGGCGTTATAGGCTCTGCGGTAGCGGCAGGGGTAATGATTAGTCTGGTAGGTTAA
- the gspC gene encoding type II secretion system protein GspC, with translation MTSVVPERLLVILQAVQSLPVLVWYRGLCFGLSVLLLYTLSQWLWLLLPEAEPSVMPVVASSQGLGAQPGQQVDITQLQSYNLFGAMQGGTVQAEAAVVQPKQTVEAEPTRLSLQLNGVVLTSNSDDALAMIVYQGKEEQYSIGDSLPVGRVLLSQIYRDHVIIENAGRYESLWLFEGDADGDSQVSEPSPAQQQVRQQDKRENGQVSSMAREYRQRLYKNPSSLADALRISPYQVDGVMYGYRINPGRDKQQFEQLGLKSNDVVTSINGITLNDPAKAVELYKIMRSAKQATFIIERDGQSIQMLISLDSE, from the coding sequence ATGACATCAGTGGTGCCAGAGCGTTTGCTCGTTATTTTACAGGCCGTACAAAGTCTACCGGTACTGGTGTGGTACCGAGGCCTATGTTTTGGCTTGTCCGTATTATTACTCTATACCTTGAGCCAGTGGCTGTGGCTGTTACTGCCTGAAGCTGAACCCAGTGTTATGCCTGTAGTGGCTAGCAGCCAAGGGCTGGGGGCACAGCCTGGCCAGCAGGTCGATATTACGCAGCTGCAATCTTATAATTTATTTGGTGCTATGCAGGGTGGTACGGTGCAGGCCGAGGCTGCGGTGGTGCAGCCTAAGCAAACCGTCGAGGCTGAGCCCACACGTTTAAGCCTACAATTAAACGGGGTTGTGCTGACCAGCAACTCTGACGATGCCTTGGCGATGATCGTCTATCAGGGCAAAGAAGAGCAATACAGTATAGGCGACAGCTTGCCTGTAGGGCGGGTGCTGTTATCGCAAATTTACCGCGATCATGTGATTATAGAAAACGCGGGGCGTTATGAGTCGCTATGGCTGTTTGAGGGTGACGCAGATGGTGATAGCCAAGTCAGCGAGCCTAGCCCGGCTCAGCAACAAGTGAGGCAGCAGGATAAGCGCGAGAATGGTCAGGTCAGCAGCATGGCCAGAGAGTATCGACAGCGTCTTTATAAAAACCCCAGCTCCTTGGCGGATGCCCTGCGTATTAGTCCGTACCAAGTGGACGGGGTAATGTATGGTTACCGCATAAATCCAGGCCGGGATAAGCAGCAATTTGAGCAGTTGGGGCTAAAATCCAATGATGTGGTTACCAGTATTAACGGCATTACCCTCAATGACCCGGCCAAGGCTGTGGAGCTGTATAAAATTATGCGTTCGGCGAAACAGGCCACCTTTATTATTGAGCGTGATGGTCAATCTATACAAATGCTTATTTCGCTGGATAGCGAGTAA